A single window of Rhodospirillaceae bacterium DNA harbors:
- a CDS encoding type II toxin-antitoxin system HicA family toxin has product MIKPHKLFDRILQGHLENVSFEDFLKLAKAFDFRLKRITGSHHILYHAKIDVTIPIQPIGKNQAKPYQIKQLLEKIKTFKLMMTE; this is encoded by the coding sequence ATGATTAAACCACATAAATTGTTTGATAGAATTTTACAAGGACATCTCGAAAATGTTTCTTTTGAAGACTTTTTAAAATTAGCCAAGGCTTTTGATTTTAGACTTAAACGCATCACTGGCAGCCATCACATTCTTTACCATGCTAAAATTGACGTAACCATACCTATTCAACCAATAGGAAAAAATCAGGCAAAGCCATATCAAATTAAACAATTGCTTGAAAAGATAAAAACATTTAAGCTTATGATGACGGAGTAG
- a CDS encoding type II toxin-antitoxin system HicB family antitoxin, with product MEYHYAMVVFWSDEDKCWISTAPDLDPCSAHGDTPDEALAELKIAINAVLEVKRNGSPIPKPKYRPQKSKVAA from the coding sequence ATGGAATATCATTACGCAATGGTTGTTTTTTGGTCTGATGAAGATAAGTGCTGGATTTCAACAGCCCCTGATCTTGACCCTTGTTCTGCTCATGGCGATACCCCAGATGAGGCTTTGGCTGAATTAAAAATTGCAATTAATGCAGTTTTGGAAGTCAAAAGAAATGGAAGCCCTATCCCTAAACCAAAATATAGGCCTCAGAAATCAAAAGTTGCCGCTTAG
- the msrA gene encoding peptide-methionine (S)-S-oxide reductase MsrA, whose translation MMTLIATFAGGCFWCMHGEFAAIAGVSKVVSGYTGGISRNPTYEQVCTGMSGHVEAIQVTYDPAKVTYENLLEVFWRNIDPLDDYGQFCDKGSQYRAGIYYHSPEQKKSAEASLEKVKQLFKSPVATMIKPASEFFAAEDYHQDYHIKNRSRYKMYRQGCGRDQRLEKLWGGKPALKP comes from the coding sequence ATGATGACTTTAATTGCCACATTTGCCGGGGGTTGTTTTTGGTGTATGCACGGGGAATTTGCGGCCATCGCTGGGGTTAGCAAGGTTGTTTCCGGCTATACTGGCGGGATCAGCAGGAATCCCACCTACGAACAGGTATGCACCGGCATGTCCGGCCATGTCGAAGCCATCCAGGTCACTTATGATCCCGCCAAGGTAACGTATGAAAATTTGCTTGAGGTTTTCTGGCGGAATATTGATCCCTTGGATGATTACGGCCAGTTTTGTGATAAGGGGTCGCAATACCGCGCTGGTATTTATTATCACAGCCCAGAGCAGAAAAAATCGGCTGAGGCTAGCCTTGAAAAGGTCAAGCAATTATTCAAATCGCCCGTGGCCACCATGATCAAGCCAGCGTCCGAATTTTTTGCTGCGGAAGATTATCATCAAGATTACCACATTAAAAACCGCAGCCGCTATAAAATGTACCGCCAGGGTTGTGGCCGTGACCAGCGCTTAGAAAAGCTTTGGGGCGGGAAGCCTGCCTTAAAACCTTGA
- a CDS encoding VOC family protein — protein MAFSNTPLAPYLIIKNAAKAIKFYQKIFGFKEIFRLVDADGKIGHAELKRGESKLMLADEYLDFQALSPETVGGTSVTIHLYVGDVDQVVAKAVAAKAIVLQPAKDQFFGDRSALIQDPFGHKWHLATRKEEISPEEMQNRWDVMVT, from the coding sequence ATGGCTTTCTCAAACACCCCGTTAGCGCCCTATTTGATTATTAAAAATGCGGCAAAAGCCATTAAATTTTACCAAAAGATATTTGGATTCAAAGAAATCTTTCGCCTGGTTGATGCCGATGGTAAAATTGGTCATGCGGAATTAAAAAGGGGTGAATCGAAATTGATGTTGGCGGATGAATATCTTGATTTTCAGGCATTAAGCCCGGAAACTGTTGGTGGAACCTCTGTTACCATCCATTTATATGTGGGTGATGTTGATCAGGTGGTTGCCAAGGCGGTTGCAGCGAAGGCCATCGTCCTTCAGCCAGCTAAGGATCAATTTTTTGGCGACCGTTCTGCTCTCATCCAGGATCCTTTTGGACATAAATGGCACTTGGCCACCCGCAAGGAAGAAATTTCACCCGAGGAAATGCAAAACCGCTGGGATGTGATGGTTACGTAA
- a CDS encoding aspartate/glutamate racemase family protein has protein sequence MKTIGLIGGMSWESSAEYYRLINQQVKARLGGLHSAKILMFSLDFAEIEKLQSQGQWDQAGEILIDAAQRLEKGGADFLLLCTNTMHKLAGDIQQNISLPLLHIADATGLEIKKTTIKKIGLLGTKFTMEQDFYKGRLKDQFGFEVLIPDAADRQMVHDVIYRELCLGTIQSASKEKYKKIIHNLVNRGVEGVILGCTEISLLINQKDSSVPLFDTTKIHAAAAVDKAL, from the coding sequence ATGAAAACCATTGGGTTAATTGGCGGAATGAGTTGGGAATCATCAGCCGAATATTACCGCTTGATCAATCAGCAGGTGAAAGCGAGATTGGGCGGCCTGCATTCCGCGAAAATTTTGATGTTTTCACTGGATTTTGCCGAAATTGAAAAGCTGCAATCTCAAGGACAATGGGATCAAGCGGGCGAAATTCTCATTGATGCCGCGCAAAGATTAGAAAAAGGGGGTGCGGATTTTTTGTTGTTATGTACCAATACTATGCATAAATTAGCCGGTGACATTCAACAAAACATATCCCTACCGTTGTTGCATATTGCCGATGCCACGGGCTTGGAAATTAAGAAAACCACCATCAAAAAAATAGGTTTATTGGGCACCAAATTTACGATGGAGCAGGATTTTTATAAGGGGCGTTTAAAGGATCAATTCGGATTTGAGGTTTTGATCCCTGATGCCGCGGACAGGCAGATGGTGCATGATGTTATCTACCGGGAATTATGTTTGGGTACTATTCAGTCAGCCTCTAAAGAAAAATATAAAAAAATAATTCATAATTTAGTCAATAGGGGCGTTGAAGGGGTGATTTTGGGATGTACGGAAATCTCTTTGCTGATTAACCAGAAAGATTCCTCGGTGCCGCTTTTTGACACCACCAAAATCCACGCCGCCGCAGCGGTGGATAAGGCTTTATAA
- a CDS encoding cold-shock protein translates to MAIGTVKWFNPTKGYGFITPETGKNDVFVHISALEKAGLRNLNEGQKISFDVATDKGKLAATNLKLVS, encoded by the coding sequence ATGGCAATTGGTACAGTAAAGTGGTTCAATCCAACAAAAGGTTATGGTTTTATTACTCCGGAAACAGGCAAGAATGATGTGTTCGTACATATCAGCGCTTTGGAAAAAGCGGGTCTTCGCAATCTGAATGAAGGTCAAAAAATCAGCTTTGATGTTGCGACTGACAAGGGCAAATTGGCTGCCACCAACTTAAAGTTGGTCAGCTAG
- a CDS encoding CHAP domain-containing protein, which produces MAALKIAYACLLMLLLSNCAYQSENTAFYKGESSIMRPAEAADYSHVVIAAAVQCVPYAREISGVSIYGDAWTWWDKSKGRYARGSKPEEMAVLVLSKTNRLKLGHIAVVTRVLGPRQLLVTHANWGSNPVERAKIRLNMPVLDVSTKNDWSVVRFWNPNTGVYGNEYKVAGFVYSAPLTQQASR; this is translated from the coding sequence ATGGCAGCTCTGAAAATTGCTTATGCGTGTTTATTAATGTTGCTTCTTAGCAATTGTGCCTATCAATCTGAAAACACAGCGTTTTATAAGGGCGAATCGTCGATCATGAGACCTGCTGAGGCTGCTGATTATAGCCATGTCGTCATTGCGGCGGCCGTACAATGCGTTCCCTATGCCCGTGAAATATCGGGCGTCAGTATTTATGGTGATGCCTGGACATGGTGGGACAAATCAAAGGGACGTTATGCCCGCGGCAGCAAACCCGAAGAAATGGCGGTGTTGGTCTTAAGCAAGACCAATCGGTTGAAATTAGGTCATATTGCGGTCGTGACGCGGGTATTAGGGCCTCGTCAATTGCTGGTTACCCATGCCAATTGGGGCAGTAATCCGGTTGAACGGGCAAAAATCCGCCTGAACATGCCGGTTTTAGATGTTTCCACCAAGAATGATTGGTCGGTGGTGCGCTTCTGGAACCCGAATACCGGCGTTTACGGCAATGAATATAAGGTTGCCGGGTTTGTTTATAGTGCCCCGCTTACCCAGCAAGCATCTCGCTAA
- the murA gene encoding UDP-N-acetylglucosamine 1-carboxyvinyltransferase, protein MFVETTATSIKSHRATQPEKPILRIEGGRPLTGIIPISGSKNAALPLMIATLLTADKVTLQHLPRIRDVWVLADILRDLGAVIDWEHATSGLAQLQTSHIKQDKLNHPMMGSMRASFLLAGPLLARLGKVSLPLPGGDAIGLRPVNFHLQGFQQMGATVQINDPYITLEAPRGLKGAMIILPFPSVGATENLMMAACLAHGETTITNAAAEPEIVDLANYLRSMGAIINGAGSSIIHIQGVSSLHGCNHRVMPDRIELGTYACAAVMTDGQLTFPQIDKKILGEGTEAVLTALGVELQQESGCLIARRGQHIDHNRNFITAPFPGFATDMQPMIMALASITAGSTHITETLFENRFQHVAELQKMGASIKINDHMALVRGVSALHGAAVQATDIRAAAALVISALAAKGTTDIHHLEHLERGYDKMEAKLLSVNARISRKSGVDKD, encoded by the coding sequence ATGTTTGTGGAAACAACTGCTACCTCTATAAAATCCCATCGGGCAACCCAACCGGAAAAACCAATATTACGGATTGAAGGCGGGCGGCCATTAACTGGCATTATTCCCATCAGCGGCTCAAAAAATGCGGCCTTACCATTAATGATTGCCACCTTGTTAACGGCCGATAAAGTAACTTTACAACATCTGCCGCGGATTAGGGATGTATGGGTACTGGCTGATATTTTGCGTGATTTGGGCGCTGTGATTGATTGGGAACATGCAACCAGTGGATTGGCCCAATTGCAAACCAGCCATATAAAGCAAGATAAACTCAACCACCCCATGATGGGTTCGATGCGGGCTTCATTTTTACTGGCAGGCCCGTTGCTGGCGAGGCTGGGCAAAGTTTCATTGCCCCTGCCGGGGGGGGATGCCATTGGTTTGCGCCCGGTGAATTTTCACTTGCAGGGGTTCCAGCAAATGGGGGCAACCGTTCAGATCAACGATCCTTACATCACGTTGGAAGCGCCTCGGGGACTGAAAGGGGCGATGATCATTTTGCCGTTTCCATCGGTTGGGGCCACCGAGAATTTGATGATGGCGGCTTGTTTGGCGCATGGGGAAACCACTATAACCAATGCGGCTGCGGAACCCGAAATTGTTGATCTTGCCAATTATTTGCGTTCCATGGGGGCCATTATTAACGGGGCCGGAAGCTCGATCATCCACATCCAGGGTGTATCCTCGCTGCATGGCTGCAACCACCGGGTGATGCCAGACCGGATTGAACTTGGAACTTATGCCTGTGCGGCGGTCATGACCGATGGGCAGTTAACTTTCCCCCAAATTGATAAAAAGATTTTAGGTGAGGGGACAGAGGCGGTATTGACGGCTCTGGGAGTGGAATTACAGCAAGAAAGCGGCTGTTTGATCGCGCGGCGCGGCCAGCATATCGACCACAACAGAAATTTTATCACGGCTCCGTTCCCCGGTTTTGCCACCGATATGCAGCCAATGATCATGGCTTTAGCAAGCATAACAGCAGGAAGCACCCATATCACGGAAACTTTATTTGAAAACCGTTTCCAGCATGTGGCGGAACTTCAAAAAATGGGGGCTTCTATTAAAATCAATGATCATATGGCCTTGGTTCGGGGCGTTTCTGCTTTACATGGGGCTGCCGTACAGGCAACTGATATCCGTGCCGCCGCGGCCTTGGTGATCAGTGCGTTGGCAGCCAAGGGGACAACAGACATTCACCATCTGGAACATTTGGAGCGTGGCTATGACAAGATGGAAGCCAAATTGTTGTCCGTGAATGCTAGGATATCGAGGAAATCAGGGGTGGATAAAGACTGA
- a CDS encoding DUF4139 domain-containing protein, whose translation MSIKQLFLSTVATTFLGGMALQAQEQQIGVDTQTHVAVTIYNENLALVRDQRSINFKQGVNDIAFVGVSTRIRPETSLFHVEGGGVGMLEQNFDFDLLTPAKLLEKSVGGKVRFAVWDEALKQEKIVEAEVLSVVGGVVLKIGDRIETQLPGRIIYDQVPANLRANPTLVLKLNSEVVGQKQVELDYLTGGLSWKADYVASLSADETQLNLTGLVTLTNQSGINYTNAQLQLVAGDLNLVRNNMDEVLAPRNLAGSGAQQELQQESLFEYHLYSLSRPTTVAQNQTKQVVMLTGEGVKVNKEYRFGGITNGYTDVMGDREMVNASVRIQFSNTQAFGLGLPLPKGIVRVYKNDSKGQAIFVGEDAIQHTPKGEDVTLTLGNAFDVTARAKQTDFSKIAKNVYESAYEIEFKNAKSEAVEVTLVESVPGDWRVLQQSVAGKKLNAHQMEWKITVPANGKTVFTYRVRVTY comes from the coding sequence ATGAGCATCAAACAACTATTTCTATCAACGGTCGCCACCACATTTTTAGGGGGGATGGCCTTGCAAGCCCAGGAACAACAAATAGGGGTGGATACCCAAACCCATGTGGCGGTGACGATTTATAATGAGAATTTGGCGTTGGTGCGGGATCAACGCAGTATTAATTTTAAGCAAGGGGTTAACGATATTGCCTTTGTGGGGGTCAGCACCCGCATTCGCCCGGAAACCAGCTTGTTTCACGTAGAGGGCGGGGGAGTGGGCATGCTGGAGCAGAACTTTGATTTTGATTTGCTGACACCGGCGAAGTTACTCGAGAAATCGGTGGGCGGTAAGGTGCGCTTTGCGGTATGGGACGAAGCGTTGAAGCAAGAGAAGATTGTGGAGGCGGAGGTTTTAAGTGTGGTTGGGGGGGTGGTATTAAAGATTGGTGACCGCATTGAAACCCAGTTACCGGGGCGGATTATTTATGATCAAGTGCCCGCCAATTTGCGCGCCAACCCAACCTTGGTGCTAAAGTTGAACAGTGAGGTGGTAGGGCAAAAGCAGGTGGAGTTGGATTACCTGACGGGTGGTTTATCGTGGAAGGCAGATTATGTGGCCTCATTAAGCGCAGACGAAACCCAGCTAAACCTGACCGGATTGGTGACGTTAACTAACCAAAGCGGGATCAATTACACGAATGCTCAATTGCAATTGGTGGCGGGTGATTTAAATTTGGTACGAAACAACATGGATGAAGTTTTAGCACCCAGGAACTTGGCTGGCTCAGGGGCTCAACAAGAATTACAGCAAGAATCATTATTTGAATATCATTTATATAGCTTAAGTCGGCCAACCACGGTTGCGCAAAATCAAACCAAACAGGTGGTGATGTTAACGGGCGAAGGGGTGAAGGTTAATAAAGAATACCGGTTTGGGGGGATCACTAACGGTTATACCGATGTGATGGGTGACCGTGAGATGGTCAATGCCTCGGTACGCATCCAGTTTAGTAACACGCAAGCTTTTGGTTTAGGGCTGCCCTTACCCAAAGGGATTGTACGGGTTTATAAGAATGACAGCAAAGGCCAGGCGATCTTTGTAGGGGAAGATGCCATTCAGCATACGCCAAAGGGCGAGGATGTGACGTTAACCTTAGGCAATGCCTTTGACGTGACGGCGCGGGCGAAACAGACCGATTTTAGTAAGATTGCCAAGAATGTCTATGAAAGTGCCTATGAAATTGAGTTTAAGAATGCGAAATCTGAGGCGGTAGAGGTGACACTGGTTGAAAGCGTTCCAGGTGATTGGCGGGTATTGCAGCAAAGTGTGGCGGGCAAGAAATTAAATGCCCATCAAATGGAGTGGAAAATTACCGTTCCTGCCAACGGCAAAACGGTCTTTACCTACCGCGTCCGGGTAACCTACTAG
- a CDS encoding Fe-Mn family superoxide dismutase has translation MIKQTAPIKDYQLKAFTFDVDGISKKTLEEHYKLYEGYVKHTNLLNKKVAELTGQGKTATPEFHEARRRFGFEYNGMVLHEYYFAALKFGQKTLAEQTKLYQRITDSFGSYQAWEDDFKAMGKIRGNGWVILYQDSARGLLQNYWIGDHHIGHPVNLTPILVMDVWEHAYVMDFLPSGRKDYIEAFFKNIDWKLVESRLKA, from the coding sequence ATGATCAAACAAACTGCCCCAATAAAAGACTATCAATTGAAAGCTTTCACCTTTGATGTGGACGGCATATCTAAAAAGACCCTGGAAGAGCATTATAAATTATATGAAGGATATGTGAAACACACCAACTTGCTCAACAAAAAAGTTGCCGAACTGACGGGGCAGGGAAAAACGGCAACCCCCGAATTTCATGAGGCGCGTCGTCGCTTTGGCTTTGAATATAATGGCATGGTTTTACATGAATATTATTTTGCGGCTTTAAAATTTGGCCAAAAAACACTGGCGGAACAAACCAAATTATATCAAAGGATCACCGATTCTTTCGGCAGCTATCAGGCTTGGGAAGATGATTTCAAAGCTATGGGTAAAATCCGGGGTAATGGCTGGGTCATTTTATATCAAGATTCCGCAAGGGGACTGTTGCAGAATTACTGGATTGGCGATCACCATATTGGTCATCCGGTCAATTTAACGCCCATTTTGGTGATGGATGTGTGGGAACATGCTTACGTGATGGACTTCTTGCCTTCTGGCCGCAAGGATTATATTGAAGCATTTTTTAAAAACATTGATTGGAAGTTGGTTGAAAGCCGATTAAAAGCTTAA
- a CDS encoding AAA family ATPase gives MRKLVLLRGAQGAGKSTFIRQQGLEGFGLSPDHLRLLIGGIVMSPEGRLTINQSMDNKVWEEVERRLDEKMSRGEFIVFDATTQRSRDFKMPLQLAHKHRYQVYCVDFSMVPEEIAQQRNQQREEYKQVPADVITRAYERFAETKIPAEVTIFPYTDFEHRSLVDQLEVNPIDLNAYQKIHHIGDLQGCYAPMAEYFANGFKDDEFYIFVGDYLDRGIQNGEVIRWLVDHAMGRPNVVLLWGNHETHIHRYATGQPPVSREFELHTLPQLEEANFTKHEANQLCNRLVDCFPYHYGQINCLVTHAGIATIPQNLTLIPSLQLWKGTGTYDHSIDQQFTDTMKDTNWIQVHGHRNSKLLPMQAAAKSFNLEAEVEFGGYQRIMTLTLDGSVEEIQIRNNIFRQSGKMASIKTADADKISQLALDNLRAHDFVQCKKFTSHPHITSYNFTSKAFKKGVWDQVSLTARALFVDDNRHIVARAYNKFFNLDERPETSLDHLEKNLAFPINLFVKENGFLGLLGYDASQESLFFTSKSTPESPFAQLFRDILTSSINESHLEHLRRMVRDRNLSLVFEVNDPVNDPHMIEYNQPHVVLLDAVYRTEQFKRLEFKELQQFAASYTLACKQKGIIFKDWAGFKGWYDKVQRQGLDYTFKGKHIEGFVVEDNKDFMFKIKLPYYSFWKQMRALKDRIIKNRAQKITLPHAPKSPEEGDFYSWALTQPDEILAKDIISVRHLYRRSFADRR, from the coding sequence ATGAGAAAACTGGTTTTATTACGGGGGGCGCAAGGGGCTGGCAAATCAACCTTCATTAGGCAGCAGGGTTTGGAGGGGTTTGGCCTATCACCCGATCATTTGCGCCTGCTGATAGGGGGTATCGTCATGTCGCCTGAGGGCCGCCTCACTATTAACCAAAGTATGGATAACAAGGTTTGGGAAGAAGTGGAACGGCGGTTGGATGAAAAAATGAGCCGCGGCGAATTCATTGTCTTTGATGCCACCACCCAACGTAGCCGTGATTTTAAAATGCCGCTTCAATTGGCCCACAAACATCGGTATCAGGTGTATTGCGTTGATTTTTCGATGGTACCCGAAGAAATTGCTCAGCAACGTAACCAGCAACGGGAAGAATATAAACAAGTTCCCGCCGATGTTATCACCCGTGCTTATGAGCGCTTTGCCGAAACAAAAATTCCCGCGGAGGTGACAATATTCCCCTATACGGATTTTGAACACCGATCCTTAGTCGACCAACTGGAGGTTAACCCCATCGATTTGAACGCCTATCAAAAAATCCATCATATCGGTGATTTGCAAGGCTGTTACGCCCCGATGGCGGAATATTTTGCCAATGGGTTTAAGGATGACGAATTTTATATTTTCGTCGGCGATTATCTGGACCGCGGCATCCAAAACGGCGAGGTGATCCGCTGGTTGGTGGATCACGCGATGGGCAGGCCCAATGTCGTGCTGTTATGGGGCAACCATGAAACCCATATCCACCGCTATGCGACCGGCCAACCCCCCGTTAGTCGGGAATTTGAACTGCATACCCTGCCACAACTGGAAGAAGCCAATTTTACCAAACATGAGGCCAACCAATTATGCAACCGATTGGTGGATTGTTTTCCCTATCATTATGGTCAAATCAATTGCCTGGTAACACATGCAGGAATTGCAACCATCCCCCAAAATCTGACATTGATTCCTTCCTTGCAACTCTGGAAAGGAACAGGAACCTATGACCATTCAATCGATCAGCAATTTACTGATACGATGAAAGATACCAACTGGATCCAGGTGCATGGGCACCGCAATTCAAAATTATTACCCATGCAAGCCGCGGCCAAAAGCTTCAATTTAGAGGCCGAGGTTGAATTTGGCGGCTATCAGCGGATTATGACTTTAACCCTCGATGGGTCAGTTGAGGAAATTCAAATCCGCAATAACATCTTCCGTCAATCCGGTAAAATGGCCTCCATAAAAACGGCCGATGCCGATAAAATCAGCCAATTGGCCTTAGATAATTTGCGAGCCCATGATTTTGTTCAGTGCAAAAAATTTACCTCACACCCGCATATTACCTCCTATAATTTTACCAGCAAAGCTTTCAAGAAAGGGGTTTGGGATCAGGTTAGCTTAACGGCGCGCGCCCTATTTGTGGACGATAACCGCCATATTGTGGCCCGTGCGTATAATAAATTTTTTAACCTGGATGAACGCCCGGAAACGAGCTTGGATCATTTGGAAAAAAACTTGGCTTTCCCGATCAATTTATTTGTAAAGGAAAACGGGTTTTTGGGATTGCTTGGCTATGATGCCAGCCAAGAAAGTTTGTTCTTCACCTCAAAATCCACGCCGGAATCCCCCTTTGCTCAGTTGTTTAGGGACATTCTAACCTCGTCAATCAACGAGTCACATTTGGAACATTTACGCCGGATGGTGCGTGACCGCAACCTATCCCTAGTGTTTGAGGTGAATGATCCCGTCAATGATCCTCATATGATTGAATATAACCAACCTCATGTGGTGTTGCTGGACGCTGTTTACCGCACCGAACAATTCAAGCGGTTGGAATTTAAGGAATTACAGCAATTCGCTGCTTCTTATACCCTGGCCTGTAAGCAAAAAGGCATTATCTTCAAGGATTGGGCAGGGTTTAAAGGCTGGTATGACAAAGTCCAGCGGCAGGGCTTGGATTATACCTTTAAAGGCAAACATATCGAAGGATTTGTGGTCGAAGATAACAAAGATTTTATGTTTAAAATCAAGCTGCCTTATTACAGTTTTTGGAAACAGATGCGCGCCTTAAAAGACCGCATTATCAAAAACCGCGCCCAAAAAATTACCCTGCCACACGCACCCAAATCACCGGAAGAAGGCGATTTTTATAGCTGGGCCCTAACCCAACCCGATGAAATATTGGCAAAAGATATCATTAGCGTGCGCCATTTATATAGGCGAAGCTTTGCCGACCGCCGATAA
- a CDS encoding isochorismatase family protein has protein sequence MKPALIVIDMQKAFYKGQTAPSMDQACDYINAAIPLFRQKKLPVIWVQDMDKEDGVVPGVEGFELINPLKPQKSDKKIIKQYGNGFNKTDLKSFLDQSDIDTVILSGYCAENCVLSTYRGAQDLDFTAVMLRGSLASGKEENITFVENISQIISYGVLKKILAII, from the coding sequence ATGAAACCAGCCTTAATAGTGATTGATATGCAGAAAGCTTTTTATAAAGGCCAGACAGCCCCATCCATGGATCAAGCCTGCGACTATATCAATGCGGCCATTCCTTTATTTAGGCAGAAAAAATTGCCGGTTATTTGGGTGCAGGATATGGACAAGGAAGATGGCGTTGTTCCAGGGGTTGAGGGGTTTGAGCTGATTAATCCCTTAAAACCCCAGAAAAGCGATAAGAAAATTATAAAACAATATGGCAACGGCTTTAATAAAACCGATTTAAAAAGCTTTTTGGATCAAAGCGACATCGATACTGTTATTTTGTCGGGATATTGTGCCGAGAACTGTGTGTTATCGACTTACCGGGGGGCACAAGACCTTGATTTCACCGCGGTTATGTTGCGGGGTTCTTTGGCCAGCGGCAAAGAAGAGAATATCACTTTTGTTGAAAATATCAGCCAAATTATCAGCTATGGGGTTTTAAAGAAAATCCTTGCCATAATTTAG